The Bifidobacterium crudilactis region GTTTGGCTGTACTGATTCGTGTGATCACCTGAGACAGCTGCGATGCGATAACCGGAGAATTGCAACCACAACAGGATTGATTCCCAATGGGAAGACGGAAAGGCAGCCATGCGCCCCTGGAGATAGGGGTATTGGAAGAGACTCCTTCAACAGAGCGAATCTGCCTATCGTTGTGTAGGTAATACCGTGAAGCGGTAACGGAATGCCGTCGCAAAAGGAACAAGCCCATGGATGGAAAGCGCATCTCACAAGCTCAGGATCAACTGCGGCGTGCACTGATGAGAGACTCTACCGAGCGTCTAGTCCCCGCACACGGTACAGCGATTGCATTCCATGGATGGGACGGCTTACAAAGGACGGTTACCGAACACTACCGGTCGATTCTTAACGCATCTCGTCAGTTAAGACCCGATGCAATACCGTCATCATCGCCGCCCATCTTGTTCAACACGATTGTTCAATGAGTACAGGAGTATATGTATGTCTACATTTGTCATTATCGGAGCGGGATCCGGCTTGGGCATTGCCGCGGCACGACGCTTCGGTCGCGAGGGCTTCGATGTCGCGCTCATCTCCCGGGTACAGGATCATGTCTCTCAGCTCGCTTCGGAACTGACCAAGGAAGGCATCACCGCAGGGGGCTTCGCTGCCGATGTGCTGGATCGGGAGTCCCTCGGTGCGGCTTTGGACGAGGTTGCACGCGAACTAGGTCCCATCGAGGTGTTGCAGTACAGTCCGGTTCCCCAGCGGGAGTTCCTGCGCCCGGTTCTGGAGACAGACGTCGCCGACCTCGGTGCCGCCATGGAGTTCTCGACACTGGGACTTGCCACTGTCATACCCCATGTGCTGCCGGGAATGAGGCGGTTGGGCCATGGGACAATTCTCTTGGTCAAT contains the following coding sequences:
- a CDS encoding SDR family NAD(P)-dependent oxidoreductase, which translates into the protein MSTFVIIGAGSGLGIAAARRFGREGFDVALISRVQDHVSQLASELTKEGITAGGFAADVLDRESLGAALDEVARELGPIEVLQYSPVPQREFLRPVLETDVADLGAAMEFSTLGLATVIPHVLPGMRRLGHGTILLVNGSSAARPNGTVAGTSVAFAAESAYGRMLHEALAVENIHVGQMIVPGAIGGGDPLYDPAALADRLWTAHASQGDFRTTVGA